The Vibrio astriarenae genome contains a region encoding:
- the pepA gene encoding leucyl aminopeptidase, whose translation MEFSVKSGSPEKQRSACIVVGVFEPRRLSPVAEQLDKISDGYISSLLRRGDLEGKPGQMLLLHQVPGVLSERVLLVGCGKERELGERQYKEIIQKTINTLNETGSMEAVCFLTELHVKGRDTYWKVRQAVEATKDGLYTFDQFKSQKPETRRPLRKLVFNVPTRRELNLGEKAIAHGLAIASGVKASKDLGNMPPNIANPAYLASQARRLADDYDTVTTKIIGEQEMEKLGMTSYLAVGRGSKNESMMSIMEYKGNPDAEAKPIVLIGKGLTFDSGGISLKPGEGMDEMKYDMCGAASVFGAMKALAKLNLPINVIGVLAGCENMPGSNAYRPGDILTTMSGQTVEVLNTDAEGRLVLCDALTYSERFEPDCVVDVATLTGACVIALGHHISGVISNHNPLAHELVNASEQASDRAWRLPMADEYHEQLRSPFADMQNIGGRPAGTITAGCFLSKFAKKYNWAHLDIAGTAWKSGAAKGSTGRPVSMLVQFLLNRSGQETEE comes from the coding sequence ATGGAGTTCAGTGTAAAAAGTGGCAGTCCGGAGAAGCAACGCAGCGCGTGTATCGTCGTTGGCGTCTTTGAACCACGCCGACTATCTCCAGTTGCAGAGCAACTTGATAAAATCAGTGACGGCTACATCAGTTCACTACTACGCCGCGGTGACCTAGAAGGAAAACCTGGCCAGATGCTACTTCTGCATCAAGTACCGGGCGTGCTCTCAGAGCGTGTTCTTCTTGTTGGCTGTGGCAAAGAGCGTGAGCTTGGTGAGCGTCAATACAAAGAAATTATTCAAAAGACCATCAATACGCTTAACGAAACAGGCTCAATGGAAGCCGTATGTTTCTTAACGGAGCTGCACGTAAAAGGTCGCGACACCTACTGGAAAGTGCGCCAAGCAGTAGAAGCAACCAAAGATGGTCTTTACACTTTCGACCAATTCAAAAGCCAAAAGCCTGAAACACGCCGCCCACTGCGCAAGCTCGTATTTAACGTGCCAACCCGCCGTGAGCTAAACCTTGGCGAAAAAGCCATTGCACACGGTCTTGCCATTGCCTCTGGCGTAAAAGCGTCTAAAGATCTAGGCAACATGCCACCAAACATTGCTAACCCAGCTTACCTTGCCTCTCAAGCTCGTCGTCTAGCAGACGACTACGACACGGTAACGACTAAGATCATCGGTGAGCAAGAGATGGAAAAGCTAGGTATGACGTCATACCTAGCAGTGGGTCGCGGCTCTAAGAATGAGTCGATGATGTCCATCATGGAATACAAAGGTAACCCAGATGCTGAAGCCAAACCGATTGTTCTTATCGGTAAAGGCCTAACCTTCGATTCTGGGGGTATTTCACTCAAGCCAGGTGAAGGTATGGATGAGATGAAGTACGACATGTGTGGTGCTGCTTCTGTCTTCGGTGCGATGAAAGCGCTCGCGAAACTGAACCTACCAATCAATGTGATTGGTGTTCTCGCCGGTTGTGAAAACATGCCGGGCAGCAACGCATATCGCCCTGGTGATATCCTGACAACAATGTCAGGTCAAACCGTTGAAGTGCTCAACACCGATGCGGAAGGCCGCCTCGTTCTTTGTGATGCACTCACCTACTCTGAACGCTTCGAACCAGACTGTGTTGTCGACGTTGCAACGCTAACGGGTGCGTGTGTGATTGCACTGGGCCATCACATCAGTGGTGTGATTTCAAACCATAACCCACTTGCACACGAGCTGGTGAATGCTTCTGAGCAGGCAAGTGACCGCGCATGGCGTCTACCTATGGCAGATGAGTACCATGAGCAACTACGTAGCCCATTTGCTGATATGCAAAACATTGGCGGCCGTCCTGCGGGCACAATCACGGCAGGCTGCTTCCTATCGAAGTTCGCGAAGAAGTACAATTGGGCACACCTTGATATTGCAGGTACGGCTTGGAAGTCTGGCGCTGCAAAAGGTTCAACCGGTCGTCCGGTCTCTATGCTTGTCCAATTCCTGCTTAACCGCAGTGGCCAAGAGACAGAAGAGTAA
- a CDS encoding DNA polymerase III subunit chi → MPNATFYLAQENSPQSTIEGLISYTVFLAQHFAKQGAKVYINANNKEQAETLAEAFWQVEPSEFIGHNLVGEGPKYGTSIEIGHQGVKPMWNRQLVINLAENNTTFANKFNEVVDFVPCEEKAKQQARERYKIYRQAGYQLQTIAIENQ, encoded by the coding sequence ATGCCAAATGCCACCTTCTACCTTGCTCAGGAGAACAGCCCGCAATCGACTATCGAGGGGCTGATTTCATATACGGTTTTTCTCGCTCAGCATTTTGCTAAACAAGGTGCTAAGGTTTATATCAATGCCAACAATAAAGAGCAGGCAGAGACGCTAGCCGAAGCGTTTTGGCAAGTGGAACCCTCTGAGTTTATTGGCCACAACTTAGTGGGGGAAGGCCCCAAGTATGGCACCAGCATTGAGATCGGCCACCAAGGCGTTAAGCCCATGTGGAATCGACAACTGGTAATTAATTTGGCTGAAAATAACACAACCTTTGCGAACAAGTTTAACGAAGTGGTAGACTTCGTGCCTTGCGAAGAAAAAGCCAAGCAACAAGCTCGAGAAAGATATAAAATCTACCGTCAAGCTGGCTATCAGCTGCAAACTATCGCAATCGAGAATCAATAA
- a CDS encoding valine--tRNA ligase — protein METTYNPTSIEQALYQAWEEKGYFKPHGDTTKESYSIMIPPPNVTGSLHMGHAFQDTIMDTLIRAERMKGKNTLWQVGTDHAGIATQMVVERKIAAEEGKTKHDYGRDAFIDKIWEWKNESGGTITKQLRRLGASVDWDRERFTMDDGLSNAVQEVFVRLYEEDLIYRGKRLVNWDPKLHTAISDLEVENKDKKGHMWHFRYPLADGVKTAEGKDYIVVATTRPETMLGDTGVAVNPEDPRYKDLIGKEILLPLVDRRIPIVGDEHADMEKGTGCVKITPAHDFNDYEVGKRCKLPMINILTFDANIRNEAEVFCTNGEASDVYATDLPEEFQGMERFAARKAIVAKFEELGLLDEIKDHDLTVPYGDRGGVVIEPMLTDQWYVRAAPLAEPAVKAVEDGEIQFVPKQYENMYFSWMRDIQDWCISRQLWWGHRIPAWYDNDGNVYVGRTEEDVRANNNLAPVVVLRQDDDVLDTWFSSALWTFGTQGWPEQTEDLKTFHPSDVLVTGFDIIFFWVARMIMMTMHFNKDENGKAQVPFKTVYVTGLIRDENGDKMSKSKGNVLDPIDMIDGIDLESLVEKRCGNMMQPQLAKKIEKNTRKTFENGIEPYGTDALRFTLAAMASTGRDINWDMKRLEGYRNFCNKLWNASRYVLMNTEEHDCGMSLSAEERANMEFSLADKWIESQFEIAAKEFNAHLDNYRLDMAANTLYEFIWNQFCDWYLELTKPVLWKGTEAQQQATRYTLITVLEKTLRLAHPVLPYITESIWQSVKPLVDGVDGETIMTQALPQFNEENFDAEIVADIEWVKTFITAIRNLRAEYDIAPSKGLSVMVKLADEKDAARIEANKTVLSSLAKLDEIKVLAEGEDTPACATKLVEKSELMIPMAGLIDKDAELARLDGEIKKTHGEIKRIEGKLGNEGFVAKAPEAVVAKEREKLEGYKETLAKLEEQKTTIAAL, from the coding sequence ATGGAAACGACATACAACCCAACTTCAATTGAACAAGCTCTATACCAAGCTTGGGAAGAGAAAGGCTACTTTAAGCCACACGGTGACACGACGAAAGAATCATACAGCATCATGATCCCACCACCGAACGTCACTGGTAGCCTGCACATGGGGCACGCGTTCCAAGATACGATCATGGACACTCTGATCCGTGCAGAACGTATGAAGGGCAAAAACACCCTTTGGCAAGTTGGTACTGACCACGCTGGTATCGCGACTCAAATGGTTGTTGAGCGCAAAATCGCAGCAGAAGAAGGAAAAACTAAGCACGATTACGGTCGTGACGCTTTCATCGACAAGATCTGGGAATGGAAAAACGAATCTGGTGGCACAATTACTAAGCAGCTTCGTCGCCTAGGTGCATCAGTAGACTGGGACCGTGAGCGTTTCACAATGGATGATGGTCTGTCTAACGCAGTTCAAGAAGTATTCGTTCGTCTATACGAAGAAGATCTAATCTACCGCGGTAAGCGTCTGGTTAACTGGGACCCGAAACTACACACAGCTATCTCTGACCTTGAAGTTGAAAACAAAGACAAAAAAGGTCATATGTGGCACTTCCGCTACCCTCTAGCTGACGGCGTTAAGACAGCTGAAGGCAAAGACTACATCGTAGTGGCAACAACGCGTCCAGAAACCATGCTTGGTGATACTGGCGTTGCGGTTAACCCAGAAGATCCTCGCTATAAAGATCTGATCGGTAAAGAAATCCTACTTCCTCTTGTTGACCGTCGCATCCCAATCGTTGGTGATGAGCACGCAGACATGGAGAAAGGTACAGGTTGTGTAAAAATCACGCCAGCACACGACTTTAATGACTACGAAGTTGGTAAGCGCTGTAAGCTACCAATGATCAACATCCTGACGTTTGATGCAAACATCCGCAACGAAGCGGAAGTGTTCTGCACTAACGGTGAAGCAAGTGATGTTTACGCAACTGACCTGCCTGAAGAATTCCAAGGCATGGAGCGTTTCGCTGCTCGTAAGGCAATCGTTGCGAAATTCGAAGAGCTAGGTCTACTAGACGAAATCAAAGATCACGACCTAACTGTGCCTTACGGTGACCGTGGCGGCGTGGTTATTGAACCAATGCTAACGGACCAATGGTATGTACGTGCTGCACCTCTTGCTGAGCCTGCAGTTAAAGCGGTTGAAGATGGCGAAATCCAATTCGTTCCTAAGCAATACGAAAACATGTACTTCTCTTGGATGCGTGACATTCAAGATTGGTGTATCTCTCGTCAGCTTTGGTGGGGTCACCGCATCCCAGCATGGTACGACAACGATGGCAACGTATACGTAGGTCGCACAGAAGAAGATGTACGTGCAAATAACAACCTTGCACCTGTCGTTGTTCTGCGCCAAGACGACGACGTACTAGATACATGGTTCTCTTCTGCACTTTGGACGTTCGGCACGCAAGGCTGGCCAGAGCAAACTGAAGACCTGAAGACGTTCCACCCATCTGACGTTCTTGTAACGGGCTTCGACATTATCTTCTTCTGGGTTGCGCGTATGATCATGATGACCATGCACTTCAACAAAGATGAGAACGGTAAAGCACAAGTACCATTCAAGACAGTTTATGTGACGGGCCTTATCCGTGACGAGAACGGCGACAAGATGTCTAAGTCTAAGGGTAACGTACTTGACCCAATCGACATGATTGATGGTATCGACCTTGAGTCTCTAGTAGAGAAGCGTTGTGGCAACATGATGCAGCCTCAACTAGCGAAGAAGATTGAGAAAAACACGCGTAAGACTTTCGAAAACGGTATCGAACCATACGGTACTGATGCACTGCGTTTCACTCTTGCTGCCATGGCTTCAACTGGCCGTGACATCAACTGGGATATGAAGCGTCTTGAGGGTTACCGTAACTTCTGTAATAAGCTATGGAACGCAAGCCGTTACGTATTGATGAACACAGAAGAACACGATTGTGGCATGTCTCTATCAGCAGAAGAGCGCGCTAACATGGAATTCTCTCTAGCTGACAAGTGGATTGAATCTCAATTTGAAATCGCAGCGAAAGAGTTTAACGCTCACCTAGACAACTACCGTCTAGACATGGCAGCAAATACGCTTTACGAATTCATCTGGAACCAATTCTGTGACTGGTACCTAGAGCTAACGAAACCTGTTCTTTGGAAGGGTACTGAAGCTCAGCAGCAAGCGACTCGTTACACGCTAATCACGGTTCTTGAGAAGACGCTACGTCTGGCTCACCCAGTACTGCCTTACATCACTGAATCTATCTGGCAGAGCGTGAAGCCGCTAGTAGATGGCGTTGACGGTGAGACAATAATGACTCAAGCTCTGCCTCAGTTTAACGAAGAGAACTTCGACGCTGAGATCGTAGCTGACATCGAGTGGGTTAAGACATTCATCACAGCTATCCGTAACCTACGTGCTGAATACGACATTGCCCCAAGCAAGGGTCTATCAGTAATGGTTAAACTGGCTGATGAGAAAGACGCAGCACGTATCGAAGCAAACAAGACGGTACTAAGCTCGCTAGCTAAGCTAGACGAGATTAAAGTACTCGCAGAAGGCGAAGATACGCCTGCTTGTGCAACTAAACTGGTTGAGAAGTCTGAGCTGATGATCCCAATGGCGGGTCTAATCGATAAAGACGCTGAGCTTGCTCGTCTAGATGGTGAAATCAAGAAAACTCACGGCGAAATCAAGCGCATCGAAGGTAAACTAGGTAACGAAGGCTTCGTTGCTAAGGCACCTGAAGCGGTTGTTGCTAAAGAGCGTGAGAAGCTTGAAGGCTACAAAGAGACGTTAGCTAAGCTAGAAGAGCAAAAAACAACCATTGCCGCTCTATAA
- the hpt gene encoding hypoxanthine phosphoribosyltransferase: protein MKHKVEIMISEQEVQERIRTLGKEITQHYQGSEDLVLVGLLRGSFVFMADLARAIDLTHQVDFMTASSYGNSMESSRDVKILKDLDDDIKGKDVLLVEDIIDTGNTLNKVKEILSLREPKSIRICTLLDKPSRREVDVPVDWIGFSIPDEFVVGVGIDYAQKYRHLPYIGKVIPL, encoded by the coding sequence ATGAAACATAAAGTAGAGATTATGATTTCTGAGCAAGAGGTTCAGGAACGCATTCGCACTCTTGGTAAAGAGATTACGCAGCACTACCAAGGCAGTGAAGATCTTGTTCTTGTTGGCCTATTGCGTGGCTCATTTGTGTTTATGGCGGATCTAGCTCGTGCTATCGATTTGACGCATCAAGTCGATTTTATGACGGCATCGAGCTACGGTAACTCGATGGAAAGCTCTCGTGATGTGAAAATCCTTAAAGATCTGGACGATGACATCAAAGGCAAAGATGTTCTTTTAGTCGAAGACATTATTGATACAGGCAATACTTTGAATAAAGTAAAGGAGATTCTGTCTCTGCGTGAGCCAAAGTCAATTCGTATCTGTACGCTACTGGATAAACCATCACGCCGCGAAGTTGATGTGCCGGTTGATTGGATTGGTTTCTCGATTCCAGATGAGTTCGTCGTGGGTGTGGGTATCGACTACGCGCAGAAGTACCGTCATCTGCCATACATTGGAAAAGTGATTCCGTTGTAA
- a CDS encoding LuxR/HapR/OpaR family quorum-sensing transcriptional regulator, with amino-acid sequence MDSPTQKQDVGLTDKPKSRPRTRLSPQKRREQLMEIAMEVFACRGIGRGGHADIAEIANVSVATVFNYFPTREDLVDDVLQFVERKYSNFLSDSIDLDRHARENLKCITGAIIKMVQEDCSWMKVWFEWSASTRSDVWPLFLSSNQTNLKLLQHMFKVAMERDEICDEHDPSHIASLFHGILYSLFIQGNRIEEAGELNTLADSYLNMLCIYKHEQQ; translated from the coding sequence ATGGACTCACCTACTCAAAAACAAGATGTAGGCTTAACGGACAAACCTAAATCTAGACCTAGAACTCGCTTATCGCCACAAAAACGTCGTGAGCAGTTAATGGAAATTGCAATGGAAGTATTTGCCTGTCGTGGCATCGGGCGTGGTGGTCATGCTGACATAGCAGAGATCGCTAACGTTTCTGTTGCGACTGTATTCAACTACTTCCCTACTCGAGAAGACCTAGTCGATGACGTACTGCAATTTGTCGAACGAAAATACTCTAATTTTCTATCCGACAGTATCGACCTCGACAGGCACGCTAGAGAAAACCTCAAGTGCATTACTGGCGCTATTATTAAAATGGTGCAGGAAGACTGTAGCTGGATGAAAGTCTGGTTTGAATGGAGTGCATCTACACGTAGTGATGTGTGGCCACTGTTCTTATCCAGCAATCAAACCAATCTAAAACTATTGCAGCACATGTTCAAAGTGGCGATGGAGCGTGATGAGATCTGTGATGAGCATGACCCTAGCCACATCGCTTCCCTCTTCCACGGCATCCTATACTCACTCTTCATTCAAGGTAATCGGATTGAAGAGGCGGGAGAACTCAATACACTTGCAGACAGTTATTTAAATATGCTCTGTATTTACAAGCATGAGCAGCAATAA
- the lpdA gene encoding dihydrolipoyl dehydrogenase, whose protein sequence is MSKEIKAQVVVLGSGPAGYSAAFRCADLGLETVLVERYSTLGGVCLNVGCIPSKALLHVSKVIEEAKAMADHGVVFGEPQTDIEKIRIWKDKVVNQLTGGLGGMAKQRKVTVVNGYGKFTGPNSIVVEGEETTTINFDNAIVAAGSRPIKLPFIPHEDPRIWDSTDALELKEVPGKLLIMGGGIIGLEMGTVYHSLGSQVDVVEMFDQVIPAADKDIVKVYTKRIKDKFNLMLETKVTAVEAKEDGIYVSMEGKKAPAEAERYDAVLVAIGRVPNGLLIDGEKAGLEIDERGFINVDKQMRTNVPHIFAIGDIVGQPMLAHKGVHEGHVAAEVISGKKHYFDPKVIPSIAYTEPEVAWVGKTEKEAKAEGINYEVATFPWAASGRAIASDCADGMTKLIFDKESHRVIGGAIVGTNGGELLGEIGLAIEMGCDAEDIALTIHAHPTLHESVGLAAEVFEGSITDLPNKKAVKRK, encoded by the coding sequence ATGAGCAAAGAAATTAAAGCCCAAGTTGTTGTACTAGGTTCTGGTCCTGCTGGTTATTCAGCGGCATTCCGTTGTGCTGACCTAGGTCTAGAAACTGTTCTAGTTGAGCGTTACAGCACGCTAGGTGGTGTTTGTCTAAATGTGGGTTGTATCCCATCAAAAGCACTTCTTCACGTATCAAAAGTCATTGAAGAAGCGAAAGCAATGGCGGATCACGGCGTTGTATTTGGTGAGCCACAAACAGATATTGAAAAAATCCGTATCTGGAAAGATAAGGTTGTAAACCAGTTGACTGGCGGCCTTGGTGGTATGGCTAAGCAGCGTAAAGTAACAGTAGTTAACGGCTACGGTAAGTTTACTGGCCCTAACTCAATTGTGGTTGAAGGCGAAGAGACAACAACCATCAACTTCGATAATGCGATTGTTGCAGCAGGTTCTCGTCCAATCAAATTGCCATTTATTCCACATGAAGATCCACGTATTTGGGACTCGACAGACGCACTTGAGCTGAAAGAAGTACCTGGAAAACTCCTTATCATGGGTGGTGGTATCATCGGTCTAGAGATGGGTACGGTATACCACTCACTAGGCTCTCAGGTCGATGTCGTTGAGATGTTCGATCAGGTTATTCCTGCAGCGGACAAAGATATCGTTAAGGTTTACACCAAGCGTATCAAAGACAAGTTCAACCTGATGCTAGAAACCAAAGTGACTGCCGTTGAAGCAAAAGAAGACGGTATCTACGTTTCAATGGAAGGCAAGAAGGCGCCAGCTGAAGCAGAGCGCTACGATGCGGTTCTAGTTGCTATCGGCCGTGTACCAAACGGTCTACTGATCGATGGCGAAAAAGCAGGCCTAGAAATTGATGAGCGTGGCTTCATTAACGTTGATAAGCAGATGCGTACTAACGTGCCTCATATCTTCGCTATCGGCGATATCGTTGGTCAGCCAATGCTTGCACACAAAGGTGTGCATGAAGGTCACGTAGCTGCAGAAGTTATCTCTGGTAAGAAGCACTACTTTGACCCTAAAGTTATTCCTTCAATTGCTTACACTGAGCCAGAAGTGGCTTGGGTTGGTAAGACTGAAAAAGAAGCGAAAGCCGAAGGTATTAACTACGAAGTGGCAACATTCCCATGGGCTGCTTCAGGTCGTGCAATTGCCTCTGACTGTGCTGACGGTATGACAAAGCTGATTTTTGACAAAGAGTCTCACCGTGTTATTGGTGGTGCAATCGTTGGTACTAACGGTGGTGAGCTACTGGGTGAAATCGGTTTGGCTATCGAAATGGGTTGTGATGCAGAAGATATCGCTCTGACTATCCACGCTCACCCAACACTGCACGAATCAGTAGGTCTAGCCGCTGAGGTGTTTGAAGGCTCAATTACTGACCTGCCAAACAAGAAAGCAGTGAAGAGAAAGTGA
- the aceF gene encoding pyruvate dehydrogenase complex dihydrolipoyllysine-residue acetyltransferase: MAIEINVPDIGADEVEVTEILVSVGDKVEEEQSLITVEGDKASMEVPASQAGIVREIKVAEGDSVTTGSLIMIFEAEAAGAPGAAAEAAPAAAPAVEAAPVAAPAAAAELKEVHVPDIGGDEVEVTEIMVAIGDAVEEEQSLLTVEGDKASMEVPAPFAGTVKEIKIASGDSVSTGSLVMVFEVTGSAPAAAPALAAAAPVAAAPAASAEKEVNVPDIGGDEVEVTEVMVAVGDTVEEEQSLITVEGDKASMEVPAPFAGTVKEIKIAAGDKVSTGSLIMTFVVEGAAPAPVAAPAQAAAPAAAPAPKAEAPAAAPAAGDFQENGDYAHASPVVRRLAREFGVNLSKVKGTGRKSRILKEDVQSYVKDALKRLESGAAASGKGGDGSALGLLPWPKVDFSKFGETEVQKLSKIKKISGANLHRNWVMIPHVTQWDNADITELEAFRKEQNAIEAKKDTGMKITPLVFIMKAVAKALEAFPAFNSSLSEDGESIILKKYVNVGIAVDTPNGLVVPVFKDVNKKGIYELSEELMAVSKKARAGKLTAADMQGGCFTISSLGGIGGTAFTPIVNAPEVGILGVSKSEMKPIWNGKEFEPRLQLPLSLSYDHRVIDGAEGARFITFLNSALSDIRRLVL; the protein is encoded by the coding sequence ATGGCAATCGAAATTAATGTACCTGATATCGGTGCGGATGAGGTTGAAGTTACTGAGATTCTTGTAAGCGTTGGCGACAAGGTTGAAGAAGAGCAGTCTCTGATCACTGTTGAAGGCGACAAAGCTTCTATGGAAGTGCCAGCGTCTCAAGCGGGTATCGTAAGAGAGATCAAAGTAGCGGAAGGCGATTCTGTTACTACTGGTTCTCTAATCATGATTTTCGAAGCTGAAGCGGCCGGCGCTCCGGGTGCCGCTGCAGAAGCGGCTCCTGCGGCAGCTCCAGCAGTTGAAGCAGCACCAGTTGCAGCTCCTGCAGCGGCGGCTGAGCTTAAAGAAGTTCACGTACCAGATATCGGCGGTGATGAAGTTGAAGTAACTGAAATCATGGTTGCTATCGGTGATGCAGTGGAAGAAGAGCAATCTCTTCTTACTGTTGAAGGCGACAAAGCTTCAATGGAAGTTCCTGCACCATTCGCTGGTACAGTTAAAGAAATCAAGATCGCTTCTGGTGACTCAGTTTCTACTGGTTCTCTAGTAATGGTATTCGAAGTTACTGGTTCAGCACCTGCAGCAGCTCCTGCTCTAGCGGCGGCAGCACCAGTTGCAGCTGCTCCAGCAGCATCAGCAGAAAAAGAAGTAAACGTTCCTGATATCGGCGGTGACGAAGTAGAAGTTACTGAAGTAATGGTAGCGGTTGGCGATACAGTAGAAGAAGAGCAATCTCTAATTACTGTTGAAGGCGACAAAGCTTCAATGGAAGTTCCTGCACCATTCGCTGGTACAGTTAAAGAAATCAAGATTGCGGCTGGCGACAAAGTGTCAACTGGCTCTCTAATCATGACTTTCGTTGTAGAGGGCGCTGCGCCTGCGCCTGTTGCAGCACCTGCACAAGCAGCAGCTCCAGCGGCGGCTCCTGCTCCTAAAGCAGAAGCACCTGCAGCGGCTCCAGCAGCTGGCGACTTCCAAGAAAACGGTGACTACGCGCACGCTTCTCCAGTTGTTCGTCGTCTTGCTCGCGAATTTGGCGTGAACCTTTCTAAGGTTAAAGGTACTGGTCGTAAGAGCCGTATCCTTAAAGAAGACGTTCAGTCTTACGTTAAAGATGCACTTAAGCGTCTTGAGTCTGGTGCTGCGGCATCTGGCAAAGGCGGCGACGGCTCTGCTCTTGGTCTACTACCTTGGCCAAAAGTTGACTTCAGCAAGTTCGGCGAAACTGAAGTTCAGAAGCTTTCTAAGATCAAGAAGATCTCTGGTGCAAATCTACACCGTAACTGGGTAATGATCCCTCACGTTACACAGTGGGATAACGCAGACATCACTGAGCTAGAAGCATTCCGTAAAGAGCAGAACGCAATCGAAGCGAAGAAAGACACTGGTATGAAGATCACTCCTCTTGTGTTCATCATGAAAGCTGTTGCTAAAGCGCTAGAAGCGTTCCCAGCGTTTAACTCTTCTCTTTCTGAAGATGGCGAAAGCATCATTCTTAAGAAGTACGTAAACGTAGGTATCGCAGTTGATACTCCAAACGGTCTAGTTGTTCCTGTATTCAAAGACGTGAACAAGAAAGGCATCTACGAGCTATCTGAAGAGCTAATGGCTGTGTCTAAGAAGGCACGTGCTGGTAAGCTAACTGCAGCTGACATGCAAGGCGGTTGTTTTACAATCTCTAGCCTTGGTGGCATCGGTGGTACTGCATTTACGCCAATCGTAAATGCGCCAGAAGTGGGTATCCTTGGTGTGTCTAAGTCTGAAATGAAGCCAATTTGGAACGGCAAAGAGTTTGAACCTCGCCTACAGCTTCCACTGTCTCTGTCATACGATCACCGTGTGATTGACGGTGCTGAAGGTGCGCGTTTCATTACGTTCCTAAATAGTGCACTATCAGACATTCGTCGTCTGGTTCTATAG